One region of Polyodon spathula isolate WHYD16114869_AA chromosome 25, ASM1765450v1, whole genome shotgun sequence genomic DNA includes:
- the LOC121300321 gene encoding cytospin-A-like isoform X6 — MCSPRKGQSQDGRLSCKCIRNREPSMKKASRPAATSSKAVAGSKTQSNERLKSENGVTGKSSSKTGGTAPLSKTKSNDDLLAGMAGGLSVNNSVKGKRTCSVAGTSTTGTTGSTSEGKTKSSTGSSAKRGTSSGAKEVSSTRDRLRERSRAGTGKKLSSSAAVVTNDATLAKRSRSRILAESETRMSKSKSDGQITDKAALETKVKDLLGLAKSKDVEILHLRNELRDMRAQLGLGEETSEEGEEDKVVVAEEEVVSITHQATDVESTLLQLQEQNNAIREQLNQLKNENRMLKDRLNALGFSLEQRLDGSEKIFSYQSLSLDLAVGSAHSDGGGTLTSSVEGSAPGSMEDLLSQDENTLTENRRSSSMDNLDSESSEVYQPITSSDDALDAPSCSSSSSSESEGAPSRERSRKGSSGNIIEVSVACLTERIHQMEENQHSTAEELQATLQELSDLQQITQELNAENERLGEEKVILMDSLCQQSDKLEHYGRQIEYLRTLLDEHHISYVVDEDIKSGRYLELEQRYMELAENARFEREQLLGVQQHLSNTLKMAEQDNKEAQEMIGALKERNHHMDRIIDSEQKGKAALSAALEDYKATLGNEQLELNRFKCQLEQERQKVAELYSIHNSGEKSDIQELLESVRMDKEKAEALATNLQEDLGHTRNEANRLQDAIGKVEAEYRLFQDEAKKQIAELTVSLDKLRSALEEKETAIGDMKETIFELEDEVEQHRAVKLHDNLIISDLENSVKKLQDQKHDMEREIKILNRRLREESAEWRQFQADLQTAVVIANDIKSEAQEEIGDLRRRLHENQEKNEKLGKELEDIKNRKQDEERGRVYNYMNAVERDLAALRQGMGLSRRSSTSSEPSPTVKTLIKSFDNASQVIPGSAAAAVAAAAAATATATATAIPRTPLSPSPLKTPPAAAVSPIQRHSISGPMSSPKPLSSLADKRPSYAEINVPEHLMRTSSTGRPASTLQRGPSIDSSKSISVSRRSSEEVKRDISAPDAASSSSLMTMGSASPQLSLSSSSPTASVTPTARSRLREERKDPLSALAREYGGSKRNALLKWCQKKTEGYQNIDITNFSSSWNDGLAFCAVLHTYLPAHIPYQELNNQDKRRNFTLAFQAAESVGIKSTLDINEMVRTERPDWQSVMTYLTALYKYFET; from the exons ATGTGTTCTCCAAGGAAGGGACAGTCTCAGGACGGCAG ACTGAGCTGTAAATGTATCAGAAACCGGGAGCCCAGCATGAAGAAAGCAAGCAGGCCAGCGGCCACCTCCTCGAAGGCTGTGGCAGGGAGTAAGACGCAAAGCAACGAGAGGCTGAAATCTGAGAACGGGGTGACTGGGAAGAGCAGCTCCAAGACTGGGGGCACAGCGCCGCTGTCCAAG ACAAAGAGCAATGATGACCTGTTAGCAGGGATGGCTGGCGGGCTGTCTGTGAACAACAGTGTGAAGGGAAAGAGGACCTGCTCGGTGGCGGGCACCTCCACAACCGGGACCACTGGCAGCACCTCTGAGGGCAAGACCAAGAGCAGCACAG GTTCTTCAGCTAAACGTGGCACGTCTTCTGGGGCTAAAGAGGTGAGCTCAACGCGAGACAGACTCCGGGAGCGTTCTCGAGCCGGTACAGGCAAGAAGCTGTCCTCCTCTGCAGCTGTTGTCACTAACGATGCCACGCTGGCCAAGCGATCCCGCAGCCGCATACTGGCAGAGTCGGAGACACGCATGAGCAAGTCTAAATCAGACGGCCAGATCACCGACAAAGCTGCCTTGGAGACTAAAGTGAAGGACCTTCTGGGCTTGGCAAAGAGCAAAGATGTGGAGATCCTGCACTTGCGAAACGAGCTAAGGGACATGCGGGCCCAGCTGGGCTTGGGCGAGGAGACCtctgaagagggggaggaggaTAAAGTGGTGGTGGCAGAGGAAGAGGTCGTCTCCATCACTCACCAAGCTACAGATGTGGAATCCACTCTGCTGCAGCTCCAAGAGCAGAACAATGCCATCCGTGAGCAGCTGAACCAGCTGAAGAACGAGAACCGCATGTTGAAAGACCGGTTGAATGCGCTCGGCTTCTCCCTGGAGCAGAGGTTGGACGGCTCGGAGAAAATCTTCAGTTACCAGTCCCTAAGCCTTGATTTAGCTGTGGGAAGTGCCCACAGTGATGGAGGAGGGACGCTGACCTCCTCGGTGGAAGGATCGGCCCCTGGGTCCATGGAGGATCTCCTGAGCCAGGATGAGAACACTCTAACGGAAAACCGTCGCAGCAGCTCCATGGACAACCTGGACAGCGAATCCAGCGAGGTCTACCAACCAATCACCTCTAGCGACGACGCTCTGGATGCCCCTTcctgttcctcctcctcttcctccgaGTCCGAGGGAGCCCCAAGTCGGGAGAGGTCTCGGAAAGGCAGCAGCGGGAACATCATTGAGGTCTCAGTGGCCTGCTTGACGGAGAGGATCCACCAGATGGAGGAGAACCAGCACAGCACCGCTGAGGAGCTTCAGGCCACGTTGCAGGAGCTGTCCGACCTGCAGCAGATCACTCAGGAGCTGAACGCAGAGAACGAGAGGCTCGGGGAGGAGAAAGTCATCTTGATGGACTCGCTGTGTCAGCAGAGCGACAAGCTAGAGCACTACGGCCGGCAGATCGAGTACCTCCGCACCTTGTTGGACGAGCATCACATCTCTTACGTCGTAGATGAAGACATCAAGAGCGGCCGTTACCTGGAGCTGGAGCAACGATACATGGAGCTGGCAGAGAACGCGCGCTTCGAGCGAGAGCAGCTGCTTGGGGTCCAGCAGCACCTGAGCAACACCCTGAAGATGGCTGAGCAGGACAATAAGGAAGCCCAAGAGATGATTGGGGCCCTAAAGGAGAGGAACCACCACATGGACCGCATCATCGACTCGGAGCAGAAGGGCAAGGCGGCTCTCTCGGCTGCTCTGGAAGATTACAAAGCCACGCTTGGCAATGAACAGCTGGAGCTGAACCGCTTCAAATGCCAGCTGGAGCAAGAGAGGCAGAAGGTGGCTGAGCTCTACTCCATCCACAACTCTGGAGAGAAGAGTGACATCCAGGAGCTGCTGGAGAGTGTGCGAATGGACAAGGAGAAGGCAGAGGCCCTGGCCACCAACCTGCAGGAGGATCTGGGTCACACGCGCAATGAGGCCAACCGGCTGCAGGATGCCATCGGCAAG GTGGAAGCGGAGTACAGGCTCTTCCAGGACGAGGCTAAGAAGCAGATTGCGGAGCTGACCGTGAGTCTGGACAAGCTGCGCTCAGCTCTGGAGGAGAAGGAAACGGCCATCGGAGACATGAAGGAGACCATCTTCGAGCTGGAGGATGAGGTGGAGCAGCACCGCGCTGTCAAACTGCATGACAACCTCATCATCTCCGACCTAGAGA ATTCGGTGAAAAAGCTCCAGGACCAAAAGCATGACATGGAGCGGGAAATTAAAATCCTGAACCGAAGACTGAGG GAGGAGTCTGCGGAGTGGCGTCAGTTCCAGGCAGACCTGCAGACAGCCGTGGTCATCGCGAACGACATCAAATCGGAAGCACAGGAGGAGATCGGGGACCTGCGGCGCCGGCTGCACGAGAACCAGGAGAAGAACGAGAAGCTGGGCAAAGAGCTTGAAGACATCAAGAACCGCAA gcaggATGAGGAGCGTGGCCGGGTGTATAACTACATGAACGCAGTAGAGAGGGACCTGGCAGCTCTGAGGCAGGGCATGGGGCTAAGCCGCCGCTCCTCCACCTCCTCTGAGCCCTCGCCCACCGTCAAGACGCTCATCAAGTCCTTCGACAACGCCTCGCAAG TCATCCcaggctctgctgctgctgctgtagctgcCGCCGCTGCTGCCACAGCCACAGCCACAGCCACGGCCATCCCCCGGACTCCCCTGAGCCCCAGCCCCCTGAAAACCCCCCCAGCAGCCGCTGTCTCGCCCATCCAG AGACATTCGATAAGTGGACCCATGTCTTCACCAAAGCCCCTCTCCTCGCTTGCAGACAAGCGGCCGAGCTATGCTGAGATCAATGTTCCAG AGCACCTGATGAGAACCTCCTCGACCGGCAGGCCAGCGTCCACACTGCAGAGGGGGCCCTCCATCGACTCCTCTAAGTCTATCTCAG tgTCTCGGAGAAGCAGCGAAGAGGTGAAGCGTGACATCTCTGCTCCAGACGCTGCCTCCTCATCCTCTCTCATGACGATGGGATCAGCCTCTCCCCagctctctctttcctcctcctccccgacTGCCTCCGTCACACCCACAGCTCGCAGCCGCCTCCG GGAGGAGAGGAAGGACCCACTGTCAGCGCTGGCCCGGGAGTATGGGGGCTCCAAGAGGAACGCTCTGCTCAAGTGGTGCCAGAAGAAAACCGAAGGATACCAG
- the LOC121300321 gene encoding cytospin-A-like isoform X5 — translation MCSPRKGQSQDGRLSCKCIRNREPSMKKASRPAATSSKAVAGSKTQSNERLKSENGVTGKSSSKTGGTAPLSKTKSNDDLLAGMAGGLSVNNSVKGKRTCSVAGTSTTGTTGSTSEGKTKSSTGSSAKRGTSSGAKEVSSTRDRLRERSRAGTGKKLSSSAAVVTNDATLAKRSRSRILAESETRMSKSKSDGQITDKAALETKVKDLLGLAKSKDVEILHLRNELRDMRAQLGLGEETSEEGEEDKVVVAEEEVVSITHQATDVESTLLQLQEQNNAIREQLNQLKNENRMLKDRLNALGFSLEQRLDGSEKIFSYQSLSLDLAVGSAHSDGGGTLTSSVEGSAPGSMEDLLSQDENTLTENRRSSSMDNLDSESSEVYQPITSSDDALDAPSCSSSSSSESEGAPSRERSRKGSSGNIIEVSVACLTERIHQMEENQHSTAEELQATLQELSDLQQITQELNAENERLGEEKVILMDSLCQQSDKLEHYGRQIEYLRTLLDEHHISYVVDEDIKSGRYLELEQRYMELAENARFEREQLLGVQQHLSNTLKMAEQDNKEAQEMIGALKERNHHMDRIIDSEQKGKAALSAALEDYKATLGNEQLELNRFKCQLEQERQKVAELYSIHNSGEKSDIQELLESVRMDKEKAEALATNLQEDLGHTRNEANRLQDAIGKVEAEYRLFQDEAKKQIAELTVSLDKLRSALEEKETAIGDMKETIFELEDEVEQHRAVKLHDNLIISDLENSVKKLQDQKHDMEREIKILNRRLRLSECLCCSLQEESAEWRQFQADLQTAVVIANDIKSEAQEEIGDLRRRLHENQEKNEKLGKELEDIKNRKQDEERGRVYNYMNAVERDLAALRQGMGLSRRSSTSSEPSPTVKTLIKSFDNASQVIPGSAAAAVAAAAAATATATATAIPRTPLSPSPLKTPPAAAVSPIQRHSISGPMSSPKPLSSLADKRPSYAEINVPAGDSVSWGCMEHLMRTSSTGRPASTLQRGPSIDSSKSISVSRRSSEEVKRDISAPDAASSSSLMTMGSASPQLSLSSSSPTASVTPTARSRLRTLTSQTSAAAGTTVWRSARSCTPTCRPTSPTRNSTTKTREEISHLPFKQQRVLVSNPRWTSTRWCAPSVQTGRVS, via the exons ATGTGTTCTCCAAGGAAGGGACAGTCTCAGGACGGCAG ACTGAGCTGTAAATGTATCAGAAACCGGGAGCCCAGCATGAAGAAAGCAAGCAGGCCAGCGGCCACCTCCTCGAAGGCTGTGGCAGGGAGTAAGACGCAAAGCAACGAGAGGCTGAAATCTGAGAACGGGGTGACTGGGAAGAGCAGCTCCAAGACTGGGGGCACAGCGCCGCTGTCCAAG ACAAAGAGCAATGATGACCTGTTAGCAGGGATGGCTGGCGGGCTGTCTGTGAACAACAGTGTGAAGGGAAAGAGGACCTGCTCGGTGGCGGGCACCTCCACAACCGGGACCACTGGCAGCACCTCTGAGGGCAAGACCAAGAGCAGCACAG GTTCTTCAGCTAAACGTGGCACGTCTTCTGGGGCTAAAGAGGTGAGCTCAACGCGAGACAGACTCCGGGAGCGTTCTCGAGCCGGTACAGGCAAGAAGCTGTCCTCCTCTGCAGCTGTTGTCACTAACGATGCCACGCTGGCCAAGCGATCCCGCAGCCGCATACTGGCAGAGTCGGAGACACGCATGAGCAAGTCTAAATCAGACGGCCAGATCACCGACAAAGCTGCCTTGGAGACTAAAGTGAAGGACCTTCTGGGCTTGGCAAAGAGCAAAGATGTGGAGATCCTGCACTTGCGAAACGAGCTAAGGGACATGCGGGCCCAGCTGGGCTTGGGCGAGGAGACCtctgaagagggggaggaggaTAAAGTGGTGGTGGCAGAGGAAGAGGTCGTCTCCATCACTCACCAAGCTACAGATGTGGAATCCACTCTGCTGCAGCTCCAAGAGCAGAACAATGCCATCCGTGAGCAGCTGAACCAGCTGAAGAACGAGAACCGCATGTTGAAAGACCGGTTGAATGCGCTCGGCTTCTCCCTGGAGCAGAGGTTGGACGGCTCGGAGAAAATCTTCAGTTACCAGTCCCTAAGCCTTGATTTAGCTGTGGGAAGTGCCCACAGTGATGGAGGAGGGACGCTGACCTCCTCGGTGGAAGGATCGGCCCCTGGGTCCATGGAGGATCTCCTGAGCCAGGATGAGAACACTCTAACGGAAAACCGTCGCAGCAGCTCCATGGACAACCTGGACAGCGAATCCAGCGAGGTCTACCAACCAATCACCTCTAGCGACGACGCTCTGGATGCCCCTTcctgttcctcctcctcttcctccgaGTCCGAGGGAGCCCCAAGTCGGGAGAGGTCTCGGAAAGGCAGCAGCGGGAACATCATTGAGGTCTCAGTGGCCTGCTTGACGGAGAGGATCCACCAGATGGAGGAGAACCAGCACAGCACCGCTGAGGAGCTTCAGGCCACGTTGCAGGAGCTGTCCGACCTGCAGCAGATCACTCAGGAGCTGAACGCAGAGAACGAGAGGCTCGGGGAGGAGAAAGTCATCTTGATGGACTCGCTGTGTCAGCAGAGCGACAAGCTAGAGCACTACGGCCGGCAGATCGAGTACCTCCGCACCTTGTTGGACGAGCATCACATCTCTTACGTCGTAGATGAAGACATCAAGAGCGGCCGTTACCTGGAGCTGGAGCAACGATACATGGAGCTGGCAGAGAACGCGCGCTTCGAGCGAGAGCAGCTGCTTGGGGTCCAGCAGCACCTGAGCAACACCCTGAAGATGGCTGAGCAGGACAATAAGGAAGCCCAAGAGATGATTGGGGCCCTAAAGGAGAGGAACCACCACATGGACCGCATCATCGACTCGGAGCAGAAGGGCAAGGCGGCTCTCTCGGCTGCTCTGGAAGATTACAAAGCCACGCTTGGCAATGAACAGCTGGAGCTGAACCGCTTCAAATGCCAGCTGGAGCAAGAGAGGCAGAAGGTGGCTGAGCTCTACTCCATCCACAACTCTGGAGAGAAGAGTGACATCCAGGAGCTGCTGGAGAGTGTGCGAATGGACAAGGAGAAGGCAGAGGCCCTGGCCACCAACCTGCAGGAGGATCTGGGTCACACGCGCAATGAGGCCAACCGGCTGCAGGATGCCATCGGCAAG GTGGAAGCGGAGTACAGGCTCTTCCAGGACGAGGCTAAGAAGCAGATTGCGGAGCTGACCGTGAGTCTGGACAAGCTGCGCTCAGCTCTGGAGGAGAAGGAAACGGCCATCGGAGACATGAAGGAGACCATCTTCGAGCTGGAGGATGAGGTGGAGCAGCACCGCGCTGTCAAACTGCATGACAACCTCATCATCTCCGACCTAGAGA ATTCGGTGAAAAAGCTCCAGGACCAAAAGCATGACATGGAGCGGGAAATTAAAATCCTGAACCGAAGACTGAGG CTCAGCGAGTGTCTGTGCTGCTCTCTGCAGGAGGAGTCTGCGGAGTGGCGTCAGTTCCAGGCAGACCTGCAGACAGCCGTGGTCATCGCGAACGACATCAAATCGGAAGCACAGGAGGAGATCGGGGACCTGCGGCGCCGGCTGCACGAGAACCAGGAGAAGAACGAGAAGCTGGGCAAAGAGCTTGAAGACATCAAGAACCGCAA gcaggATGAGGAGCGTGGCCGGGTGTATAACTACATGAACGCAGTAGAGAGGGACCTGGCAGCTCTGAGGCAGGGCATGGGGCTAAGCCGCCGCTCCTCCACCTCCTCTGAGCCCTCGCCCACCGTCAAGACGCTCATCAAGTCCTTCGACAACGCCTCGCAAG TCATCCcaggctctgctgctgctgctgtagctgcCGCCGCTGCTGCCACAGCCACAGCCACAGCCACGGCCATCCCCCGGACTCCCCTGAGCCCCAGCCCCCTGAAAACCCCCCCAGCAGCCGCTGTCTCGCCCATCCAG AGACATTCGATAAGTGGACCCATGTCTTCACCAAAGCCCCTCTCCTCGCTTGCAGACAAGCGGCCGAGCTATGCTGAGATCAATGTTCCAG CAGGTGATTCTGTGTCCTGGGGCTGCATGG AGCACCTGATGAGAACCTCCTCGACCGGCAGGCCAGCGTCCACACTGCAGAGGGGGCCCTCCATCGACTCCTCTAAGTCTATCTCAG tgTCTCGGAGAAGCAGCGAAGAGGTGAAGCGTGACATCTCTGCTCCAGACGCTGCCTCCTCATCCTCTCTCATGACGATGGGATCAGCCTCTCCCCagctctctctttcctcctcctccccgacTGCCTCCGTCACACCCACAGCTCGCAGCCGCCTCCG
- the LOC121300321 gene encoding cytospin-A-like isoform X4, whose amino-acid sequence MKKASRPAATSSKAVAGSKTQSNERLKSENGVTGKSSSKTGGTAPLSKTKSNDDLLAGMAGGLSVNNSVKGKRTCSVAGTSTTGTTGSTSEGKTKSSTGSSAKRGTSSGAKEVSSTRDRLRERSRAGTGKKLSSSAAVVTNDATLAKRSRSRILAESETRMSKSKSDGQITDKAALETKVKDLLGLAKSKDVEILHLRNELRDMRAQLGLGEETSEEGEEDKVVVAEEEVVSITHQATDVESTLLQLQEQNNAIREQLNQLKNENRMLKDRLNALGFSLEQRLDGSEKIFSYQSLSLDLAVGSAHSDGGGTLTSSVEGSAPGSMEDLLSQDENTLTENRRSSSMDNLDSESSEVYQPITSSDDALDAPSCSSSSSSESEGAPSRERSRKGSSGNIIEVSVACLTERIHQMEENQHSTAEELQATLQELSDLQQITQELNAENERLGEEKVILMDSLCQQSDKLEHYGRQIEYLRTLLDEHHISYVVDEDIKSGRYLELEQRYMELAENARFEREQLLGVQQHLSNTLKMAEQDNKEAQEMIGALKERNHHMDRIIDSEQKGKAALSAALEDYKATLGNEQLELNRFKCQLEQERQKVAELYSIHNSGEKSDIQELLESVRMDKEKAEALATNLQEDLGHTRNEANRLQDAIGKVEAEYRLFQDEAKKQIAELTVSLDKLRSALEEKETAIGDMKETIFELEDEVEQHRAVKLHDNLIISDLENSVKKLQDQKHDMEREIKILNRRLRLSECLCCSLQEESAEWRQFQADLQTAVVIANDIKSEAQEEIGDLRRRLHENQEKNEKLGKELEDIKNRKQDEERGRVYNYMNAVERDLAALRQGMGLSRRSSTSSEPSPTVKTLIKSFDNASQVIPGSAAAAVAAAAAATATATATAIPRTPLSPSPLKTPPAAAVSPIQRHSISGPMSSPKPLSSLADKRPSYAEINVPAGDSVSWGCMEHLMRTSSTGRPASTLQRGPSIDSSKSISVSRRSSEEVKRDISAPDAASSSSLMTMGSASPQLSLSSSSPTASVTPTARSRLREERKDPLSALAREYGGSKRNALLKWCQKKTEGYQNIDITNFSSSWNDGLAFCAVLHTYLPAHIPYQELNNQDKRRNFTLAFQAAESVGIKSTLDINEMVRTERPDWQSVMTYLTALYKYFET is encoded by the exons ATGAAGAAAGCAAGCAGGCCAGCGGCCACCTCCTCGAAGGCTGTGGCAGGGAGTAAGACGCAAAGCAACGAGAGGCTGAAATCTGAGAACGGGGTGACTGGGAAGAGCAGCTCCAAGACTGGGGGCACAGCGCCGCTGTCCAAG ACAAAGAGCAATGATGACCTGTTAGCAGGGATGGCTGGCGGGCTGTCTGTGAACAACAGTGTGAAGGGAAAGAGGACCTGCTCGGTGGCGGGCACCTCCACAACCGGGACCACTGGCAGCACCTCTGAGGGCAAGACCAAGAGCAGCACAG GTTCTTCAGCTAAACGTGGCACGTCTTCTGGGGCTAAAGAGGTGAGCTCAACGCGAGACAGACTCCGGGAGCGTTCTCGAGCCGGTACAGGCAAGAAGCTGTCCTCCTCTGCAGCTGTTGTCACTAACGATGCCACGCTGGCCAAGCGATCCCGCAGCCGCATACTGGCAGAGTCGGAGACACGCATGAGCAAGTCTAAATCAGACGGCCAGATCACCGACAAAGCTGCCTTGGAGACTAAAGTGAAGGACCTTCTGGGCTTGGCAAAGAGCAAAGATGTGGAGATCCTGCACTTGCGAAACGAGCTAAGGGACATGCGGGCCCAGCTGGGCTTGGGCGAGGAGACCtctgaagagggggaggaggaTAAAGTGGTGGTGGCAGAGGAAGAGGTCGTCTCCATCACTCACCAAGCTACAGATGTGGAATCCACTCTGCTGCAGCTCCAAGAGCAGAACAATGCCATCCGTGAGCAGCTGAACCAGCTGAAGAACGAGAACCGCATGTTGAAAGACCGGTTGAATGCGCTCGGCTTCTCCCTGGAGCAGAGGTTGGACGGCTCGGAGAAAATCTTCAGTTACCAGTCCCTAAGCCTTGATTTAGCTGTGGGAAGTGCCCACAGTGATGGAGGAGGGACGCTGACCTCCTCGGTGGAAGGATCGGCCCCTGGGTCCATGGAGGATCTCCTGAGCCAGGATGAGAACACTCTAACGGAAAACCGTCGCAGCAGCTCCATGGACAACCTGGACAGCGAATCCAGCGAGGTCTACCAACCAATCACCTCTAGCGACGACGCTCTGGATGCCCCTTcctgttcctcctcctcttcctccgaGTCCGAGGGAGCCCCAAGTCGGGAGAGGTCTCGGAAAGGCAGCAGCGGGAACATCATTGAGGTCTCAGTGGCCTGCTTGACGGAGAGGATCCACCAGATGGAGGAGAACCAGCACAGCACCGCTGAGGAGCTTCAGGCCACGTTGCAGGAGCTGTCCGACCTGCAGCAGATCACTCAGGAGCTGAACGCAGAGAACGAGAGGCTCGGGGAGGAGAAAGTCATCTTGATGGACTCGCTGTGTCAGCAGAGCGACAAGCTAGAGCACTACGGCCGGCAGATCGAGTACCTCCGCACCTTGTTGGACGAGCATCACATCTCTTACGTCGTAGATGAAGACATCAAGAGCGGCCGTTACCTGGAGCTGGAGCAACGATACATGGAGCTGGCAGAGAACGCGCGCTTCGAGCGAGAGCAGCTGCTTGGGGTCCAGCAGCACCTGAGCAACACCCTGAAGATGGCTGAGCAGGACAATAAGGAAGCCCAAGAGATGATTGGGGCCCTAAAGGAGAGGAACCACCACATGGACCGCATCATCGACTCGGAGCAGAAGGGCAAGGCGGCTCTCTCGGCTGCTCTGGAAGATTACAAAGCCACGCTTGGCAATGAACAGCTGGAGCTGAACCGCTTCAAATGCCAGCTGGAGCAAGAGAGGCAGAAGGTGGCTGAGCTCTACTCCATCCACAACTCTGGAGAGAAGAGTGACATCCAGGAGCTGCTGGAGAGTGTGCGAATGGACAAGGAGAAGGCAGAGGCCCTGGCCACCAACCTGCAGGAGGATCTGGGTCACACGCGCAATGAGGCCAACCGGCTGCAGGATGCCATCGGCAAG GTGGAAGCGGAGTACAGGCTCTTCCAGGACGAGGCTAAGAAGCAGATTGCGGAGCTGACCGTGAGTCTGGACAAGCTGCGCTCAGCTCTGGAGGAGAAGGAAACGGCCATCGGAGACATGAAGGAGACCATCTTCGAGCTGGAGGATGAGGTGGAGCAGCACCGCGCTGTCAAACTGCATGACAACCTCATCATCTCCGACCTAGAGA ATTCGGTGAAAAAGCTCCAGGACCAAAAGCATGACATGGAGCGGGAAATTAAAATCCTGAACCGAAGACTGAGG CTCAGCGAGTGTCTGTGCTGCTCTCTGCAGGAGGAGTCTGCGGAGTGGCGTCAGTTCCAGGCAGACCTGCAGACAGCCGTGGTCATCGCGAACGACATCAAATCGGAAGCACAGGAGGAGATCGGGGACCTGCGGCGCCGGCTGCACGAGAACCAGGAGAAGAACGAGAAGCTGGGCAAAGAGCTTGAAGACATCAAGAACCGCAA gcaggATGAGGAGCGTGGCCGGGTGTATAACTACATGAACGCAGTAGAGAGGGACCTGGCAGCTCTGAGGCAGGGCATGGGGCTAAGCCGCCGCTCCTCCACCTCCTCTGAGCCCTCGCCCACCGTCAAGACGCTCATCAAGTCCTTCGACAACGCCTCGCAAG TCATCCcaggctctgctgctgctgctgtagctgcCGCCGCTGCTGCCACAGCCACAGCCACAGCCACGGCCATCCCCCGGACTCCCCTGAGCCCCAGCCCCCTGAAAACCCCCCCAGCAGCCGCTGTCTCGCCCATCCAG AGACATTCGATAAGTGGACCCATGTCTTCACCAAAGCCCCTCTCCTCGCTTGCAGACAAGCGGCCGAGCTATGCTGAGATCAATGTTCCAG CAGGTGATTCTGTGTCCTGGGGCTGCATGG AGCACCTGATGAGAACCTCCTCGACCGGCAGGCCAGCGTCCACACTGCAGAGGGGGCCCTCCATCGACTCCTCTAAGTCTATCTCAG tgTCTCGGAGAAGCAGCGAAGAGGTGAAGCGTGACATCTCTGCTCCAGACGCTGCCTCCTCATCCTCTCTCATGACGATGGGATCAGCCTCTCCCCagctctctctttcctcctcctccccgacTGCCTCCGTCACACCCACAGCTCGCAGCCGCCTCCG GGAGGAGAGGAAGGACCCACTGTCAGCGCTGGCCCGGGAGTATGGGGGCTCCAAGAGGAACGCTCTGCTCAAGTGGTGCCAGAAGAAAACCGAAGGATACCAG